The following is a genomic window from Rutidosis leptorrhynchoides isolate AG116_Rl617_1_P2 chromosome 8, CSIRO_AGI_Rlap_v1, whole genome shotgun sequence.
aggtttTACTGTATTTTTCATCTTCACAGTATTCActtcatcatcattttatattTCTACAAGTACTTTTAATGTCAATTTCATCAATCACATAAGTGTATATGTATATTGCGTCATTACTTCATTAAGTTGTTATTTTTGTACATATAATGCATTATCACTTCACTAAATATTGAGATATTGTTCTAATAAAGGACTTAAATTGAAGACTTAGGTTAAATAAAATATTTTCTTGGTATTGAATTGTTAAACAAACATGATGGTTTAAATATGACTTAAAGAAAATATACTTTGAAAGTTATTGATGAATTTGAATTATTGGCTAGTAAGTCTGCAATTGCTCCTATGAGATTTGGGATGGATTTGTCTAACATTGATAATCATAGTGAGTATGATTTTCCTTTGACCAACATTAGTGAGTATAAAAAACTTGCTGGAAAACTTATCTATATTACACTGACCAGACATAATATTGCTTATGTTGTTCATTGTTTAACTCACCATATGTATGCACTCTTAAATTCAAACTTAAAGGCTGCTTTTAGAGTGCTCAGACACTTAAAAGGATCTCCAGGTAAGGAATTCATATAAGCAAAAGTGACAATTTTGTGCTTTCTACATTTGTAGATATGATTATGCTAAGTGCGCCACTTCAAGAAGGTCTGTTACTGACCTTTGTGTTTATTTAGGCAACTCTTTAATTTCTTGAAAGAGTAAGAAACAGTCCACTATATCTAGATTATCTGCCGAAGCTGAATATAGAGCTTTAGCTTCTGTTACATGTGAGCTTATTTAGATTCTTAAAATTTTAAAGGATTTAGAAGTTAAGACTGGTATTCGTATTAAAGTCTTTTGTGATAATAAATCTACTTTGCAATTTGCTAAGAATCTTGTTTTTCATGAAAGAACAAAATATTTTGAAGTTGATTTACATTTTGTTAGGGAAAAAATTAATTCATGTGttattaacccttatatactaaaagggGTAGGAAAGTGTAGTTTTAATTATATCggaatgtagttttgagtttgcgttcacattacaactgGTCCCTCAACTTTGGCTATATTTACATGACGACCCCTTAAGTTTGCACTTTTtcaggggttaaaagtgtaaatgtattattttattaaaataaaagaaactaattccacccgaatttataacgggccatatcttctcgctcggtgcgagttaaattttttcgagaccaccgttcaattcggaaatatcttacgaacccaacgggactaactatacgcgaaacggacaatttttaaaaaaacactaaacacaacgacaacccgtatcttcccgcttgccacgagttaaattttttcgacggcagcgtcagactcgaaataattttatcaacaaaacgaaactaaccacgttcgaaacggatactttttaaaaaaacgctaaacacaacgacaacccgtatctttctgctcgccgcgagttaaatttttccgacagcaccgttacactcgaaaaaatttattgaacaaatcaaaactaactacgttcgaaacggatactttttaaaaaacgcttaacacaacgacatctaaaacggcgcttaacacatgagccgtgttcccctctgtaaatacacaacgctacgttaaatatgaatacgcagcccgaaagcccccgccgcaatgcgcgggccggtccggactagttgaAACTATTCAAAGTTTTTCAAATAATAATACACTTGATATTTTTACTAAAGCTCTTACAAAGACTCAACATGAAATACTTTGTAACAAATTAACCCTATTGTGACTTATTTCATGTTTAGATTAGGGGGATGttgattttacatatatcatatataATCTAAACATGAAAATGCTTATTGTCTTGTTTTGTTATTCATTTTTGGGTTAAGTAAACTGCAGGGTCCTTGGAGTCAATTGTTGAAAGTTCAGTTTTATGCTCAAAGTACAAAAAGAGGAACTTTGTTGCTGAAATCGTGAAAGATTCTTGAGGGACCAGAGTTGCAAATtaagttattatttatttattttaattttatttttaatttattcatTTATTCATCTGTATATATTTCTCTCTCGTTCGTTTTAGGCTTTGTGATTTTGGCGATCTGATCTTGAGTGATTACGTTCATAATTTCATGAACTTGTGAGGGATTTCATACAGTGAGTGATAATAAACTGTATTGTTGTTTGAACTCAGATTATAGTTTGTGGTTTATTGACTTGATCTTCTGTAATTGGAGAGTTTGTCTTCTGTAATTAAAGGATTAATTCATGTGTTTTTACAGATATAGCAGTAAAGTCTATTTCATTATGTTATTGATCACGTTAATCCAAAACATAGTTTTCATAGCACTACAAATGGACGACCCCAATTCACAAACTCAATTCCTCATCATCTTATGTACAAAACTAGTATATATGGGTTGAACCTAAGCGATATAAACCATTCCTATTAATGTTGTATCACTTGCGAAAGCAAGTTTAGTAAAAACGACAACTCGATTCCACCACCACTTTCCCCTTTCTCCTCAACCGCCCTCGTAATCTCTTCTACCAAGTCAACAATCACTCCATCTATGCCCATAAGTTGTTGAACATGCACCGTTTCTGGAAAGTTACTGCACACAAAAACACACAATTTTAGCACAATGTATCCATTTGAATTAACAAGGCACGATGATAAGAAATTGCTTACTTCAATTTGCCATATGTAAGAAGCGCAAGATTCGACTCTTTAATCTCTCTAACGGCCAATGGGTTCATAAAAATAGCCTTTACTTCTGATACTATTCCATCTAATCCGCCTTCTAACGCCATTTTTTTAGCCTCTTCTAACGAGTTTCTTCTTGGATCATTATATATCTCAGTCCCTCCATTCGTCAAGAAATAAACCTAATTTTCGTCGTTTTAATTCAGTTAATCGTGTCAACAAACAAAACGTATTCATTAATCTTGAAGATATATACTCACAGGGTATTTTTGTTGAAGCTTCTTCATAAGTAAGGCCGCATCAGGAttaaaacttgaaaatattatAGGTCTATCATTAGCATGCTCATGAACCACCTGTAAAAAAAAGTTTGTTATTACCACAAACCGAAAAACAAACCATAATACTCTGTATCATGCTACCTAACTAAAAGAAAAAAATTTCCTTGGATGAACGTTTTAGTTCAAATAATCAATGATTATGTATGTGTATATACCTTTAAGATGACTTGAAGAGTATGAATAAGTTGATCTTGTGCATAATCCACATCATCATCAAATTTCAGCTCTACATTAAATCCAAGACGCGAGTTTACATACTcgaacgcttcttgtaaagtacacgAACGATCATCAGATTCGACATGCCATCCGAAAACATTGCCATTCACTTTTCTAACTAATGATTTCCCCTGCTTTCCGGCTTCCTTTTGAGGCCCATAGCTAAAGAACTCGTTAAGCGTCAAATCCGTAACTCTTTTTTCAATTACAGTTCCCTGAAAATAGATTTGAGTAACAACCAGTACAAAAGAAAcacataataaattaataatttaataatgataataataataataataataataatataataataataataagttgtaaaacGAAGGCACAATTAAGCAACAACTTACATGTTCTTGAGAGAGGATGAAGTTGTCATGGAAAATGATTGCCACGTCATCTTTCGTTACCTTTATTTAAATCACTCTATATTAGCACTATAACACTAAGAAATCGGTTACCATATATATAGGGAgtaagttatatatacacatagttttatgatttttatctagaGGCAACTATAATACATAAACACCTCTTAATTTTATAAGAAATATTAAgttaaaaatgaataaaaaaaacTTTAGACACGATGTATTCGTTTTGTAAGTCGTCACAAACGCGTCTAAATGAAGCTGTATGAATGTATAATTTTATTTACgatttccagaaatatggaaacATAGAATCTGATTTCCTTTACTAAAAAAAGTTGATAAATCATACGGAGTATCGTACAAGTGgtcatataaaaaaaattaatacattaattaaaaaatataaatatattgtttaCTTCGTAAAAAACATTATTTTTAAAAGTGAAATTCTATACAATTTAAATAGTACTTTGTACTAAGTATATAAATACGATGATATACTGTAATATACCTGAACGTCAAACTCGATATAATCAATAGGATGTTTTGCAGCGCTATTGAACGAAAGAATTGAGTTTTCCTTATAAGCCTTCATTCTCCGATCAGTCGAGTGTAATATATTCATCCCATGACCTCTATGACCGATCACCAAAAAATTTCGTGATTTATCGCCACCTTTACTCACATCCACCCCTGTTTCACAAATAACCAAAAcacgttaaaaaaataaaaaaaaaaataaaaaaaaaaaaaaacgcaaaacCATCGCGTTAAACACCATTGACTTTAGCGGTATCAATGTAACGCTTTAACCATAAATTATGGGTTCAAGTACAGGTTGATCTAGTCTAAAGCAACTAGGTCAGCTGACCTGACGACCGAAATTCTTTTAGTGTTTGTACATGTTAAAATTCGACGACTTATGTTATTGTATTATTTTTTCAATTTTTTAACGTcttaaattttcaaaaaaaaaaaaaaataattcatAAATCCACCTTGTGAAAAAAAAATCTTGCCGTTTAATAATACAATACGAACATACCAGAAGGGAGACGTGTAGCGTAAATGTTAAACGGGGCCGCAATTTCTGAAAGATGATCGAGATTTGGTACGTCGGAAACATGAACGGCCTTGGTAGCCATAGAAACAGGAACAGGAAAAATTAAGGGGTGAAGGTAATAGAAATGGGAGTTTGAATACAAGTGGGAAAATAAGGGCTTTGTGATGGTATTTATGCAATGCTAATCGGATCATTGCAACTTACCAAATTAAAGGAATAATAAATACAAAGAGGATGGATCTACCATGCGAATATTCTTTTTAAATTCAACCTTGCCATATTTTTTTTTAAGATGATAAGTGAGTTTATGCTTTGTGCTTTGGATATTCCAATTTCCAAGTTCCAACCTACTtcacgtttttatttattttatttatgatattaaaatattaataattaatagggAGTAATTAATATCTATCCCTTTAATCTATCCGCGTattttttattttccttttcttctttttCACTAAAACAACGATTACTATTTAAAGTTAAAAGAATCTCATCAATAAGTGAAACTCCCAAACCGATGCAATCAAAGATACAACACATGACGAAAGGTTTGAAGAAAGTAAACCAACCTAGACCAACATAACTAAAATGCTAACTCGAACCGAGCCTTGCGAGCCAAACAAACAACATGAATCCAATTTCTTAAGAACACCAAACATCTAACCGCACCAAAAAAAGAACATTAAAACAAAACACAACCTAACGAACTAAAAGCAAATTAACAACAATACAAACAAAATAAAGCGGGTTTGGACTACGTTTTTTGTTGTTTCTTTCGTCCGTCCTCGAAGTCACTCTGTCAAACCTTCTTAATATGAACACCTTCACCTTTTCTCGATTTAAAGTTAAACGAACTAATGTCAAACGAACCACCGACAATGACGGAACTCATACAAACGGAGGAATTAATCCAAGATTGCGCGAAACCTTCAAAGAAACCTTTACCATCATCACTCAACTTGTCCACTTCCTCTTCATCCTCACGCACGTAAGAATCCTTATCCTTATTCTTCTTATTCGTCTTCGTCTTTTTCTTGATTTTCGTTACACAGGGATCCAATGGTCGATTGGTCTCGGTATGCTCTTTAAGATAAGAAAGAATCGTAGTTATAGCAGCAGTAAGGGCAACAACATTAAGTTGGAAAACTGAAACAGGAGCTTCGACGATTAGGACATTCACACAGTTATTAAACAAGCCCCGATCATCTTGAACTCGAACCGTCGAATTAGCAAAAGCATCTTTATCAAAACTTCCAAACTTCAAGCCCGCCCCGTCAAAATCTCTTGTCTGTTGTCCTCCCACAGCAACATCTACGACATATAACTCGTCGACTACAATACCATTTTCTTAAGCAATTTCATGATCAACAACTGAACCCCCAACCTATAAAGCATCTTGCACATTGTCAACTTGTTCTTCTAATGCATCTTGCACATAGTCAACTCATTTTTTCATAAAAAGGATGTCCCGCCATAACTATCAGATTCGAGATAGCTATAAGATCGATAGGGAAAACATCATTACATCAATTATCATTCGCAAAGTGATGGATTCACCTCATTTACCCATATATTGACATTCAAATACCACCCATCTTCAAAATGAACTTCAACGGAGTCGCGTACATGTTTAGCACAACGGGTCTAAATAAATGCAAATGATGAACTGACATTACCAAAACCCGATGTAAACTTAGCCAAAGACACTACATTACCAAAAAGAATGGCCACCTTCGTAATATTGCAAATATATACACGTGTTTTaggaggtattcaagtggatccagcaaaaattgaaaccgttgaaaagtgggaaaccccgaaaactccaaaacatatacgctaatttttaggactagctggttactacagaagattcatccaagatttttccaaaatagcaaaacccttgactgcattaacgcataaagggaagaaatttgaatggaaggatgaacaagagaaagagtttcaattgttgaagaaaaagttaactacggcaccaatattgtcattacctgaagggaatgatgattttgtgatatattgtgacgcctcaaagcaaggtctcggttgtgtattaatgcaacgaatgaaagtaattgcttatgtgtctagacaattgaagattcacgaacagaattatacgacgcatgatttggaattaggcgcggttgtttttgcattaaagactttgaggcactacttatatggggtcaaaagtattatatataccgaccacaaaagtcttcaacacatatttaatcagaaacaactgaacatgaggcagcgcaggtggattgaattgttgaatgattacgactttgagattcgttaccacccggggaaggcaaatatggtagccgacgctttgagcagaaaggacagagaacccattcgagtaaaagctatgaatataatgattcacagtaaccttactactcaaataaaggaggcgcaacaaggagttttaaaagagggaaacttaaaggatgaaatatccaaaggatcggagaagcatcttaatattcaggaacgaaacccggtatagggctgaaagaatttgggtaccaaaatttggagatatgagagaaatggtacttagagaagctcataaaaccagatactcaatacatcctggaacggaaaagatgtacaaggatctcaagaaacatttttggtggccgggtatgaaagccgatgttgctaaatacgtaggagaatgtttgacgtgttctaaggtcaaagctgagcatcagaaaccatcaggtctacttcaacaacccgaaatcctggaatggaaatggaaaaacattaccatggatttcatcactaaattgccaaggactgcaagtggttttgatactatttgggtaatagttgatcgtctcaccaaatcagcacacttcctgccaataagagaagatgacaagatagagaagttagcacgactgtatttgaaggaagtcgtctccagacatggaataccaatctctattatctctgatagggatggcagatttatttcaagattttggtagacattacagcaggcattaggaactcgtctagacatgagtactgcttatcatccacaaactgatggtcagagcgaaaggacaatacaaacgcttgaagacatgctacgagcatgtgttattgattttggaaacagttgggatcgacaccttccattagcagaatttttctacaacaacagctaccattcaagcattgagatggcgccgtttgaagtactttatggtagaaagtgtaggtatccaatttgttggagtgaagtgggggatagacagattacgggcccggagataatacaagaaactaccgagaagatcattcaaattcaacaacggttgaaaaccgcccaaagtcgacaaaagagctacgctgacattaaaagaacagatatagaatttgaaattggagagatggtcatgcttaaagttgcaccttggaaaggcgttgttcgatttggtaaacgagggaaattaaatccaaggtatattggaccattcaagattattgatcgtgtcggaccagtagcttaccgacttgaattacctcaacaactcgcggctgtacataacactttccacgtctcgaatttgaagaaatattttactaaagaagatctcactattccgttagacgaaatccaaatcaacgaaaaacttcaattcatcgaagaacccgtcgaaataatggatcgtgaggttaaaagacttaagaaaaacaagataccaattgttaaggttcgatggaatgctcgtagaggacccgagttcacctgggaacgagaagatcagatgaagaagaagtacccgcacttatttccagaagatacgtcaatacctccaactgcttaaaatttcgggacgaaatttatttaacgggtaggtactgtagtgacccgaacttttccatgtttatatatattaaatgaaattgatatttacatgattaagtgtttccaacatgttaagtaatcaaacttgttaagacttgattaattgaaataggtttcatatagacaattaaccaccaaagttgaccggtgattcacgaacgttaaaacttgtaaaaactatatgatgtcatatatatggatatatatatatatatatatatatatatatatatatatatatagttaacatgatattatgataagtaaagatatcattaagtatattaacaatgaactacatatgtaaaaacaagactactaacttaaggatttcgaaacgaggcatatatgtaacgattatcgttgtaacgacatttaaatgtacatatatcatattaagatatattaatacatcataatatcatgataatgtaataatttaacatctctttagatataataaacaatgggttaacaacatttaacaagatcgttaacttaaaggtttcaaaacaacatttacatgtaacgactaacgatgacttaacgactcagttaaaatgtatatacatgtagtgttttaatatgtattcatacacttttgaaagacttcaagacacttatcaaagtacttctacttaataaaaatgcttacaattacatcctcattcattttcatcaacaattctactcgtatgcactcgtatttgtactcgtacaatacacagcttctaaatgtatttactattggtatatacactccaatgatcaactcttagcagcccatgtgagttacctaaccatatgggaaccatcatttaacaacttgcatgaaatatctcacaaaataacaaactaatggagc
Proteins encoded in this region:
- the LOC139862334 gene encoding glycerophosphodiester phosphodiesterase GDPD1, chloroplastic-like; translated protein: MATKAVHVSDVPNLDHLSEIAAPFNIYATRLPSGVDVSKGGDKSRNFLVIGHRGHGMNILHSTDRRMKAYKENSILSFNSAAKHPIDYIEFDVQVTKDDVAIIFHDNFILSQEHGTVIEKRVTDLTLNEFFSYGPQKEAGKQGKSLVRKVNGNVFGWHVESDDRSCTLQEAFEYVNSRLGFNVELKFDDDVDYAQDQLIHTLQVILKVVHEHANDRPIIFSSFNPDAALLMKKLQQKYPVYFLTNGGTEIYNDPRRNSLEEAKKMALEGGLDGIVSEVKAIFMNPLAVREIKESNLALLTYGKLNNFPETVHVQQLMGIDGVIVDLVEEITRAVEEKGESGGGIELSFLLNLLSQVIQH